A region from the Enterobacter roggenkampii genome encodes:
- the fimC gene encoding type 1 fimbria chaperone FimC, with protein MNTLIKPGLFLSFILMMVSACANASGGIALGATRVIYPADAKQTSLAITNSNKQERYLINAWIENANGQKEKTFAVTPPLFVSEPDSENTLRIIYAGPALPADRESLFYMNVKAIPSVNKAKTENNNVLQLAILSRIKLFVRPNNLAMQPEEALSQLRFERAGNHLKVSNASPYYITLVNLKLGGKTLDNLMVAPKSAAQQVLPAGAGGTLSWQSVNDYGAITPARSVNL; from the coding sequence ATGAATACCCTAATTAAACCAGGACTTTTTTTATCGTTTATTTTAATGATGGTTTCTGCCTGCGCGAATGCATCCGGCGGTATTGCGCTGGGAGCCACCCGCGTTATTTACCCGGCGGACGCGAAGCAAACGTCGCTGGCGATCACCAACAGCAATAAACAGGAGCGCTATTTAATTAACGCGTGGATCGAAAATGCGAACGGGCAAAAAGAAAAAACATTTGCCGTCACGCCGCCCCTGTTTGTTAGCGAGCCGGACAGTGAAAACACGCTGCGCATTATTTACGCCGGGCCTGCGCTGCCTGCCGACCGTGAATCGCTGTTTTACATGAACGTGAAAGCGATCCCGTCAGTGAACAAAGCCAAAACGGAAAACAATAACGTGCTGCAGCTGGCTATTCTCTCGCGCATCAAGCTGTTTGTGCGCCCGAACAACCTGGCAATGCAGCCGGAAGAGGCGCTTTCCCAGCTGCGGTTTGAGCGCGCGGGTAACCATCTCAAAGTCAGCAACGCGTCTCCGTATTACATCACCCTCGTCAATCTGAAGCTGGGCGGGAAGACGCTGGATAACCTGATGGTGGCGCCGAAAAGCGCGGCACAGCAGGTGCTGCCAGCCGGTGCCGGCGGCACGCTCTCCTGGCAGAGCGTGAATGACTACGGTGCCATCACGCCGGCGCGTAGCGTCAACCTGTGA